The genomic interval CCCGCGGCGCACGCCTTCGTCACGCCAGCCGAGTTTTTCGACGACGCGCAGCGAGTTCGCGTTGTCGGGGCGCACGTTGATCTCGAGGCGGTGCAAGCGCTCCACACCGAACGCGTGGTCGGCGGCCATCGCGACGGCCATGGGCGTCAGGCCGTGCCCGGCGAAGCGTTCACCGATCCAGTAGCCGATCGTGCCGCCCTGCTGCGCCCCACGCACGATCGTGAAGATGTGCACCTGCCCGGCCAGGGCACCGTTCCACGTCATCGCCCACGGCAACAACCGACCCGCGCGTGCCTCCGCGTTCTGCTCCTTGACGGCCGCCTTGAAGCCCAGCGCCGGCTCGGGGTAGGGGTTCGTCGAATCCCAGGGGCCCGTCCACCTGCGGTTCGCGGCGCGCAGCGCACTCCACTCCTGCAGATCCCGACGGGGATGCAACGGACGCAACCCCAGCTCACCGCCGCGATAGCGCCGCCGCAGCGTGACGGGCCACGTGCCCGGACCCATCAGTGCGAGCCTCCGTCGAGCTGCGCCATGACGTGCTCGAGGATGCCGTCGAGCACGTCGAGACCGTCGGCCACTCCCCCACGCGAGCCAGGCAGGTTCACGACGAACGCGCGCCCCGCGGCGCCGTCCGCGATGCCGGCGAGCCCACGCGAAAGGACGGCCGTCGCCACCCCTGCGGCCACACCCTTCGTACGCAGCGCCTCCTCGACGCCGCTGAGCTGCATCGTGAGGTACGGCCGCGTCTGCTCCGGCGTCGCGTCGCTCGGCGAGACGCCCGTCCCGCCGGTCGTGACGACGACGCGGCACCCGAGCGCGAGCGCGTCACCGAGCGCGTCGCCCACCGCCGGCCCGTCGGCGACGAGTCGCGCGTCGACCGTCCACCCCCGCTCACGTAGCCATGCCGCGATGACGGGCCCGGTCGCGTCGGTGTAGATCCCCTGCGCGGCTCGCGTCGAGCACGTGACGACGGCGGCGCGCCGTTCACTCATGCCAGTCACCGCTGCGCCCACCCGACTTCGCCGTGACGCGCACGTCGGTGATGCGTGCGTGCTTGTCGACGGCCTTGACCATGTCGATGAGCGCGAGCGCCGCGACGCTCACACAGGTCAGCGCTTCCATCTCGATGCCGGTGCGATCGGCGGTGACGACGGTGGCGCGGATGTCGACGCCGTCGTCGGTGACGTCGAGGTCGACCTCGACACCGTGCACCGCGATCGGGTGGGCGAGCGGAATGAGGTCAGGGGTGCGTTTGGCCGCCTGCAACCCCGCGATGCGTGCGACGGCGAGGGCGTCGCCCTTGGGCACGTCACCGTCACGCAGCGCCGCCACGGCGCGCTCGCTCAGCAGCACGCGCCCCGCCGCCGACGCCGAACGTCGCGTCACGGCCTTCGCCGCGACGTCGACCATGTGCGCGCTGCCGTCACCACGCACGTGGGTGAGGTCGCTCATGTCACTCCTTCTCGTCCGCCACGTTCTCGTCGTAGGCGCCCGCCAGGGGCGCGTCGATCGGCCCGTCGAGCACGAGCACGTCGAGCATCTCACCCGTCTCGACCTGGCGGGCCTCTCGCGGCACACGCGCGAGCGCGTTGGCCTCGCCCAACTCACCGAGGTGATGCGATCCCTGGCGCGCATTGGCACGGATCGTCAGCTCACCGTCAGCGCCGCGCACCGCGTGGACCCGCGCGTACTGGGCACGTCCACGCGGGCACGTCCACCCCGGGCCACGCACGACGCCGCGTCGCCACACGGGCGCCGGGCGCCCGCTCATGTGCGCGAGCGCGGGCGCGACGAACACCCAGAACGACACGAGCGTGCTCATTGGGTTGCCGGGCAGCGTGAACACCGGCACTCCTCGCTCGCCGAGCAGCCCGAAACCCTGCGGCTTGCCGGGCTGCATCGCGACCTTGTCGAACGTCACCTCGCCCGCCTCGATCAGCGCGGCCTTGACGACGTCATACGCCCCCGCGCTCACCCCACCCGTCGTGATGACGGCGTCAGCCGTCGCGACGGCACGCTCCAGCACCCGCGCCACCTCGCCGGCATCGTCACGCACGTGCGCGACCTCGACGAGTTCGGCTCCCACCGCAGCGACGAGCGCAGCGAGCATCGGCCCGTTCGAATCGTGGATCTGCCCATGCTGCAGCGCTTCTCCGGCCGGACGCAGCTCGTCCCCCGTCGACAGCACGACGACGCGCGGGCGCGGTGCCACCTCGATGTGATCCACCCCCGCCGAGGCGATGACGGCGACGTGTTGCGGTGCGATGATCGTGCCGGCGCGCAGCAGCACGTCGCCGATGCGCACGTCTTCGCCGCGTCGGCGGATGTGGCGCCCGTCCTCCACCTCGCCCGTGAACCGCACGCGCTCCAGCCCACCGTCGCTCTGCTCGACCGGCACCACCGTCGTCGTCCCCGACGGCACCGGCGCGCCCGTCATGATGCGCCAGGCCTCACCCGGCGCGCATGTCAGCTCACGTGTGTCACCGGCCGGGATGTCGCCGACGACGGGTAGCTCGCCGTCCGCAGCGTCCCCGGCTCGCAGGGCGTACCCGTCCATCGCGGAATTCGTGAACCCCGGCAGGTCGACGCCGCTGCACACGTCAGCGGCGAGCGCCCGCCCGAGGACGTCACCGACCCACCCGCCGTCGGCCAGCGCCACCCGCCGCGCAGGCAGCCGTGGAACGGCCGCGAGGATGCGCGCGAGGTGCTCGGCATCGGTGATGAGTTCGGGGGCGTGCGACATGCCCCCATTGTGCAACCCACCACCGACAACGCCCCGTTCGCAACCGGATTCGGTTGCGAACGGGGCGTCATCCCCATGCTGGATGGCGTCAGGCGCCGCGCTCGGTGCGAGTGCGCCCCTTGCCCTCGTCGGTCTCGACCCAGCCCTGCAGCCAGGAGCGGAAGTCGGAACCGAACTCGTTGTGACGCGTGCCGAGACGCACGACGGCCTTGAGGTAGTCGAGACGGTCGCCCGTGTCGTAACGGCTGCCGCGGAAGACGACACCGATGACGCCGGCGCCCTCACCCGTCGCGCTCGCACGCTCGGCGAGCGCGTCCGTCAGCTGGATCTCGCCGCCGCGTCCCGGCTCCGTCTTCTCGAGCACCGCGAAGATCGACGGGTCGAGCACGTAGCGGCCGATGATCGCAAGGTTGCTCGGCGCCTCCCCCGCGGCCGGCTTCTCGACGAGACCGGTGACGCGCACGACGGCTTCGCCCTCGCCCTCGATCGGTTCGACGGCCGCGCAGCCGTAGAGGTGGATCTGGTCGTCCGGCACCTCCATGAGCGCGATGACGGACCCGCCGTGCTTGGCCTGCACGTCGATCATCTGCTCGAGCAGGTGGTCGTCCTCGTCGATGAGGTCGTCGCCGAGCAGGACGGCGAACGGCTCGTCGCCGACGTGGTTGCGCCCGACGAGCACGGCGTGGCCGAGGCCGCGCGGCTCGCCCTGGCGGATGAAGTGGACCTCACCGAGGTCGGCCGACTTCTGCACACGCTTGAGGCGCTTCTCGTCGCCCTTCTTCTCGAGGGCCCGCTCGAGCTCCCAGTGGCGGTCGAAGTGATCCTCGAGAGCAGCCTTGGAACGACCGGTGATCGTGAGGATGTCGGGAACCCCTGCGCGCACCGCCTCTTCGACGACGTACTGGATGGCCGGCTTGTCGACGACCGGCAGCATCTCCTTGGGGATGGCCTTCGTGGCAGGCAGGAAGCGCGTGCCGAGCCCGGCGGCCGGGATGACGGCCTTGCGCGCGCGACGGCGAGGAGCGGAGGACGGCGTTTCAGTCATGAGCCTAGGCTAGCCCTCATGACCGACAACGGGGCCCCGGATGCACCGACCGGCGCGACACCTCCGCGCGACGTCGAGCCGACGCCCGACGAGCGCGAGCGCGTCGCCAAGCGCGATTTGCGCGCACGACTTCGCGCCGCGCGTCGAGAGCGTCGTGATGCGACGAGCCCCGAGCAACGTCACACCGACGGACTCGCGCTGCTGCATCACCTCGAACCGCTGCTGGCACGCGCCACCTGCGTCACCTCGTTCGAGCCGCTGGCGAGCGA from Dermacoccus nishinomiyaensis carries:
- the moaC gene encoding cyclic pyranopterin monophosphate synthase MoaC — encoded protein: MSDLTHVRGDGSAHMVDVAAKAVTRRSASAAGRVLLSERAVAALRDGDVPKGDALAVARIAGLQAAKRTPDLIPLAHPIAVHGVEVDLDVTDDGVDIRATVVTADRTGIEMEALTCVSVAALALIDMVKAVDKHARITDVRVTAKSGGRSGDWHE
- the galU gene encoding UTP--glucose-1-phosphate uridylyltransferase GalU; translation: MTETPSSAPRRRARKAVIPAAGLGTRFLPATKAIPKEMLPVVDKPAIQYVVEEAVRAGVPDILTITGRSKAALEDHFDRHWELERALEKKGDEKRLKRVQKSADLGEVHFIRQGEPRGLGHAVLVGRNHVGDEPFAVLLGDDLIDEDDHLLEQMIDVQAKHGGSVIALMEVPDDQIHLYGCAAVEPIEGEGEAVVRVTGLVEKPAAGEAPSNLAIIGRYVLDPSIFAVLEKTEPGRGGEIQLTDALAERASATGEGAGVIGVVFRGSRYDTGDRLDYLKAVVRLGTRHNEFGSDFRSWLQGWVETDEGKGRTRTERGA
- a CDS encoding GNAT family N-acetyltransferase, which produces MGPGTWPVTLRRRYRGGELGLRPLHPRRDLQEWSALRAANRRWTGPWDSTNPYPEPALGFKAAVKEQNAEARAGRLLPWAMTWNGALAGQVHIFTIVRGAQQGGTIGYWIGERFAGHGLTPMAVAMAADHAFGVERLHRLEINVRPDNANSLRVVEKLGWRDEGVRRGFLHIDGAWRDHRTFALLRHEVDGTLVQRVENLERSGSVDTVDTVDSP
- a CDS encoding MogA/MoaB family molybdenum cofactor biosynthesis protein, with the protein product MSERRAAVVTCSTRAAQGIYTDATGPVIAAWLRERGWTVDARLVADGPAVGDALGDALALGCRVVVTTGGTGVSPSDATPEQTRPYLTMQLSGVEEALRTKGVAAGVATAVLSRGLAGIADGAAGRAFVVNLPGSRGGVADGLDVLDGILEHVMAQLDGGSH
- a CDS encoding molybdopterin molybdotransferase MoeA, which translates into the protein MSHAPELITDAEHLARILAAVPRLPARRVALADGGWVGDVLGRALAADVCSGVDLPGFTNSAMDGYALRAGDAADGELPVVGDIPAGDTRELTCAPGEAWRIMTGAPVPSGTTTVVPVEQSDGGLERVRFTGEVEDGRHIRRRGEDVRIGDVLLRAGTIIAPQHVAVIASAGVDHIEVAPRPRVVVLSTGDELRPAGEALQHGQIHDSNGPMLAALVAAVGAELVEVAHVRDDAGEVARVLERAVATADAVITTGGVSAGAYDVVKAALIEAGEVTFDKVAMQPGKPQGFGLLGERGVPVFTLPGNPMSTLVSFWVFVAPALAHMSGRPAPVWRRGVVRGPGWTCPRGRAQYARVHAVRGADGELTIRANARQGSHHLGELGEANALARVPREARQVETGEMLDVLVLDGPIDAPLAGAYDENVADEKE